attttctcttttaatgcatttaatttttatATATCTCCGAGGCTGCATTAAAAGAAGCGATGAGATGGGCAACCTGAAGAACATGAAGATACTACAGCATGACTGCTTATTGATCATTATTATGttactgtcaaaaaaaaaatctccatgtGTTTTCCACgagccactgtcactgtggGTAGTATCACCCACAgacactttttttgtgtttctcattCATCTCTTCAAACATGAGGGAAACAAAAATCGCAGCGCACGCAAAGCTGCTTCTTTCTGTatgtttgagtctctttgtgtcAATCTGCCCGCTTGATAAAGTGATCCGAAGCCATGCGGGGTACAGGACTGCCTGCAGGATCGATCCAGCAAAGCAGGCACTGAGTGTAAGCAGGTCAGGTAACGTCATGGTGGGATGAAACTGGGAAAATCCTGGTTTGCCTTTTCCAGCAGCGGATgcactgggtgtgtgtgggactcTAAACAGGCTGGACTCCTTTGTAACCCTGCCGCTTCTGCTGACGGGGGAATCTTATACCTGTAAAAGCAACACAGAACATCTTTCAGTCTATTCAAACAGGCGCTAACCAAATCATTTACTTTATATTGTGCCACCCTTGAAGAATCCTTGGGCTGAGCTGAGCTGGTGACCAGGATTAAATGTCCAAAGAAATGGCTTTGAGATCATAATCATCATCTGTGGTCTGACATGTGTCTGCATGAAACAGGATGTTGTGGCAGACTTTACGTCAAATACGAGCTACACCTGCAGGTTTTGCATGATGAAAGGCAGCGTCTGAGTCACCCTCAAATCCATGGTCACACCATATTTGCAAGAACAGAATGCATCAGCAGAAAAAGTAAAAGGAGTTTCAGTGTAAATGAACGcctaaaaaaataatttaaaaaattactTATATTTGGTCTATAATGAAAGGAAAAGGGCAACATGAAGCTACATACAAGAAGCTGCAAGGAAATTCTGAGAAACAATAAAGTCTAAAGTGGTAATGAAGATTTGGAAAAGGCCAATGGATCATTACTACCTGTCTATTAATTAATAGTCCAGTCTAGTTAGATCAAAGTGCTTCCCACAGATCAACGTTTTTCAAGAACTTTTTAAGAGTTTGAGGATGCTAGAGGAGGCACACTCGCTGCTTTTTAATCTACAAAACTGTTGCCTTATTGTGTAAAAATCATAAAACCAAACAGTTTTTATTACAACAGTTGAATTTATCTCATCAAGATGCCATTTTTTTGcacttgctttaaaaaaataagacttttaggattcaataacaaaaaatactTTGCAAGATGAatatttttgctgtgtgtgcagcatgtaaatctgcaaagtaactggaGCAATCAGTTCAGTTTAGTGCTGTAAATAATAAgtgagtagaagtataaagtaacagAAGAACAAGtatctcaaaattgtacttaaaacTACAATGACTGGGGGGTTTTTTTgcccacttgggggcagtgtaAGGAAACTgtacacacaacactgacatatcatcaaGTCGTTATGATGAATTTGTTAGTCAGAATTTGTTTTACACATCAAGTTGTTACGGAGCAATTCCTTTTTGGTTGTGTTGATGAACGTCAGTCCAATATTCAATCTCTCCAAAGCTccatttttggtctccaccaactcccaAAGGAAATATCTGTAAATCACCAGCTAACTGTCACTCTGGCTAACTGTGTgcgtctgctgtttggtgctaaCCAGGTAGCGTGCATTGGAGTTTTTAGGGCCTTTTTTTGCTgacaacagctgcctgctgcgcCTGAAATTGACGCCATGAGAGCGGTGATGGTTAAATGAGCATAACTCactataaagctccataaagctgagaggagctgaagatCCAGGTGATACTTCTCTTTAAGTTCAGCGTCAAGCAACCAAATTCACATTGTCaaattgtttttatgttgtcGTTTCATACTCTATTTATTAGAAACATCAATTACAGGCGCTTTTCAGTACAGTTAGTTAGTGGTTACTACCCTTCACACACCAAACTCTCAGAAATGCTTAAAGTCACAGTAAAAGTCATTgctacagcaaacacacacacattcatccaaGCCTTACCATTTGCAGCAGAAGTACAGAGCTCCAGACAGACCTATGATCAGCAGactcacacagaaaacagtgacaatTATCTGCTCTTCTCCCATTGGCTGAACGACGAGCTCCGGTTGGCTACACCTGGGGCCATAGAAGCCCCTCTcacacctgcaacacaaagaGACGAGTCACTCGTGATCATGTGTGATGATTAAGAGCAGccgacacacactcacacacacacacacacacacacacacacacacacacacacacacagggccatACTTGCAGTGGTGTTCGTTGATGTCCACCAGCAGCATGCACTGGCCGTCGTTCAGGCAGTAGTTGTCAAATGTGCTATCGCAGGTCTGTGTTGACCGCTTCACCACATGAGGGCGCTCTTCTCCCTGCCCTGGAACACCAAAAACAAGACCGCTGTTGAAAACCTTTTCATAGGACACTCTGCAGCTTTTTAACTAAATggcactctcacacacatcttcagaACTGCACAATATCTCTGATCTACAGGAGCAGGCTAAAAGCTCCTTAAATGCCTCATTTATGTTAGACCACTGGAGAGGTCATcactgttacaacacacacttctctctgcagcttcaaCACACAATGCTGAACGCAAATGATACTATCTGCACTATAATATCTCTCATGACATTACTCCCAGTTGCATGATGTGTTTGCAGTAGTATTTCCAGGACAAATCCCTGCACATTCATTATACTTGACAAGTAAAGTGATTAGTAATTGTagaaaatccaaaataaaaaggtttgctgaatacctgcagacagagaggcccTGGATGAGACACTCTTGGTGAGAACATACGGCCAGAGCAGCATGACACCTGTTGAGCAGAGAAAAACTGTCTCATTGATTACACTGTATATAAGGTCAGCAGGTCAGTATTTATCATTAGGACTTACACAATCCACCAAGTGCTGGTTCCCAGCCTTTTTTTCACATGGCTAACATATCTATGAGTTGTGATCAATCTAAAAAAAAGTGATCTTCTCTTCGTTTAGGgcctgaaaatgtaaaattatccaatatttcgcaagaaaaactgaattctgagagagaaatcagaaaaacaaacacagttttgtgtAGATTTGATTGTTTCAATCTGAAAGATCTTCCTTAGACCTTCATTAccttcctttcctctgctgctcttgaTGATGTGGGTCATTTAAAGTGAGCTTGCTGCAGCCCTGCTCACCTTCGCCCCTGACCCTGAACATTTGTGTTAACCAGCTGGGTGTTGCATATTCAACTTTTCACAAAGCCAAAAATTGCTTGTGATTTTGCAAACAGTTGGAAAAATACTGTAAGATCTTCCTAAGGAAAATCTTACATACTGTTTTCCAACATGATCACGGTGACCTAATTTCGTTTGTCATTACAGAtaacagtgtttgttgttgagaAAAGCCTGAATTTGACATGCAAGCACAGACCTGGATCATCACTTTAGCATGACAAggtaaatattttcttttagaTTTACAATGaacatcaacaataaaaaatgaatgggTTTTGCATTTGTAACATGATAATTTATGCGAGCAGGGGGACTGACTTGTGTTTGCTGAGTGTGTTTGGGTTCAGCATCATAGTAGCATTAAGGAAAACTTCAAAAACCATAAACgtgagataaaaaaacaaaaaacattttgggcTAGAAAAGTCTGATTGGCAGTCAGTTTCTTTGTGTAAACTATGCCAAGTAGGGCCTGACGTGGTGTGGCTCGTGTTGCCTAGCCCACATGCCTGTACCAGCCTGCACAACTTCATAATGCAGACGCCCACATTCCTGCAGgcaggacagaaaaacacaggaaccTGGATGCAAGATGTGTCTGGTTAAGACTGGTTATGAATCTGGTTATTCTTGCTATAAAAGCCTGGCCATTgcacctctctgtgtttctgttcctgtCTGTTGTTATGGCTGCAGAggtattttcctctgtgttttcgATGTGAGGACTCGGGCTGGTTGTTGGGTGTTTCTGACGTGGCTGATTGGTGTAAAGTACATAGTGCACTTGAGCTGGAAGTGATGACAAAGCAACTTTTTCAGTATTACTTAATCGCTGTTTGATCAGCCCATATATATCATTAATCACTGACTCACTCTGTCAATGGTGTCAAGAGCCAATATGATCCAGATACCCGTCTCACCTCATTGCGTTAATTTGGAGGACAATTACACCTGtatttttccatctgtttgCAGAATCATGAGGTTAATACAAATGTTTAGCGTCAAGGGCAAAGGCCAGAACAAGCTTACTTTATATCACCCACATAATCAAAGTGGCAGTTGCATGAAGTtactacaaaacaaaacaaaaaaaaaaggtttattttagGAGGTATTTTTGGATTTCTATGAATTCCTAGATCCGAATGAGAAattaacagtgtgtttgtggtacTCACAAGTGCAATTTTGACATACTCGTACTTTACTATCTCCATTCTGCTCCACTACAgtgggaaatattgtactttttactgccCTACATTTATCTTATTACTGCAGTTGCTGATTATTTTGCAGATTAGTATTAAGTggttcaaacatttttttgggggggggggatttttgcctttatttgatagtgacaggtgaagaggcagacaggaaatgtggagAAAGAGGGGTACGATATGGTGTAAAGGATGCAGCAGGAGCTGTAACCATTCAGCTACCAAGACTCTCCGCTTTAAACATTTTTGGCTTGTGAGTCCGAATGAATGAGTGTCTAATTGTCGGATGAGTTGTTGACAGCTGATTTCCCCTCTAAACATCTCACTCATGACCCCTTACTATAATGTTGTGACCCTTCAGAGGGGGCCTGACCCCCTACGTTGGGAACCACTGTGCTAAATTACCTAGTATTTAACCTAGATTAACCCCAGTCAGCTACAACAGTAATATGCTGCTTACACTAATGCATCActattaacaatctaataatgtcagaAATAATATTATAGCAGTCATGGGGACATttctctgcagaatgagtaATTTTAATACTTTCAGGATTTAAAtgcttgtaacagagtattttgaCACTGTGGTTTCCTGAAGTGTTTGAGTTCTTCGTCCACTGCTGGTTGCACATCAGTTTATACAAGCTAGAATATACTGATTCCTTCTTAGGTGTgttgtgtgacattttatagataaGACTGAACCTGAGCAACAAGCAAATGACAGATTTAATCAGACCGCATGTGCTGTCAAACAGTAAATCTTCTATTCATGGCTTAATTGCCAACATCCTTCAGCATCCCTCAGGCTCTGAGCTCAGCATGTGCGTCAGCTCACTACCACAGGTATGCGTCTTTCATCTGACTCCAAAACTTCCACTAAGGTCAACTTCTGAAAAACTTAAGAATCAGGCTTATTGGTGATAACTGTGGTAGAGAAGGAAATCAGATCCTTTACTAAGTAAAATCCCATGTAGAATACTCTACTCACGCAGGTCCAACAGTCAAACGCGCATTTTAGATTTTGGTTCAGGTGATCGAAGTAACTGTGCTGCATATTTCCTGTACACAGGTGCTGCCATGCTCTCTGTCCAGATACAGTATCTGATGCATAAGTTTGGAAAGTATGACCCTTTGGAGATATTTTCATCTGACATAAGCTACATTTCTCAGCATGGCAGAAATCCTTGGATCATTTTTATAACATAAGAATACTCTACTGATACAAAAGTATCAGCAGAGAGATATGATCTGCACTGTGTACttcaaatatcaaaagtaaaagtactcattacaCAGCAGGATGGATCCTGTCATATTTCATTAGTGGATTACgttttattagcattttaataCAACAGGTTGAGATCTTCTTAAATACTTAATATAGTAATTATATATAACCATATAATAATGCATCAGTTGTATGTTTTGTACATCTTGATCTTGAACTTCTGTCAGTAACATGTGGTGTAAAAAGTGCATTAATtccttctgaaatgttgtgaagtGTAAGTATTAATTAGCATGATGGAAATACTCAAAAGAAGTAGTAACTTGTACTTCTAACTACAGCTGTatagaaaaaaatggaaatattagTACCTCAGTAACaataacagttttaaaatacttgtactttatattttattattgtcattttatgataccttatacttctactctactTCATCTGAGAGGaaactttgctctttttttacAGCATTGCATTAATCTTGCAGCTATAGTTGCCATGGTTACTTTGCAAATTAATATTTTGCACATCTGCCCAGTTTGGATATTTGCATGAACTACCCAACAGCACGTTAAACGTTGAAATGAAACGTAAATAGCTACTCAGGTAGGCCCAAAAGCAGCAGTGCGGCAAAATTGTAATTGCGTAAATGTGCTTAGTTACTTTTTATACAGTAACTAGGATGTTATTCATGACAGTCTACCACCTGATCGATACGTCAAATCGGcgtcaaaaaacaaaacaagtgccAAGCTTCCTCTCAAACGATCAAATGAAACAACTCACCGATAAGCGAGAGGAGCGCTGAAGGTTTGCTGCTCAGCTTCATCGCAGAGCCGCCGGGTCGCAGACAGGAGGCTCGGTGGGCGCGCAGGTACGAGCCGGTCTGGATTGGGGACGCTTCCGACTTGTCAAAATAAGTAAAAAGGGGGCCGGCGGTGCGCCTGAGTCCTGGCACTGACACACTGGAAAGCAACGGGCTCGATCCTGCGGCCTGGGTGTGGTGACAGACTCCTGTAATTTAAACAATTTCACCCTTCAAAGGTCTGAATAAAAAGGCAGACCCTGCAGGCAGCCCTTTCCAAAGAACAAGGAAGGGCTGGTCCTGATACTGTCATCCTCTCATTACTGCTGGGACTCCTCAAATTCAGGTGGAAGTCCGGTATTTAGTCAAAGATGTGCATGTAATAAATAGTGATGAAAGAAGTATTTCAAGTACTTATTCCaccatgtaaaaatactccattacaagtaaaaaccCTTCATTCAAAATCCCATTGAAGAAGGTCTCCTATTATGGATTTAGGGGTTATTCTATGTGATATGACAGAGGTAATGTTGctgatttaaaaacatgtaCATGTTAACTTTGtgataaaatgttatttaattagatttttttttttttttttttttactttttggaGCCTGTTAGTCTCACAGTTGCTCTTTTACAGTTTGTGGATTAATGGGCTTCAACAAACTAATAAATGAAACTCAAACATcatacatataaatacagttgGCTTGGCATAATTACAAAAATGATAACTGCAGTATTTCctgccaaaataaaaatgtttcttaaGCCTCCCAATTAGTCAACTAACTCAGTACTAACAAAAACATCTTCATAACATCTTCTCAAGCAAtaccttttgtgtgtttgtgtgtgtgtttattcaccCGCAGAAAGTCAAGCAACAcatatattttctctttttcataaATTTATTacaaaaacttaaataaatggAACACTTTCAATAAATTAGTTGCTATTTATAATAAATAGTC
The DNA window shown above is from Chelmon rostratus isolate fCheRos1 chromosome 5, fCheRos1.pri, whole genome shotgun sequence and carries:
- the LOC121606863 gene encoding proepiregulin-like is translated as MKLSSKPSALLSLIGVMLLWPYVLTKSVSSRASLSAGQGEERPHVVKRSTQTCDSTFDNYCLNDGQCMLLVDINEHHCKCERGFYGPRCSQPELVVQPMGEEQIIVTVFCVSLLIIGLSGALYFCCKWYKIPPSAEAAGLQRSPACLESHTHPVHPLLEKANQDFPSFIPP